In the genome of Bradyrhizobium ottawaense, the window GCTGCCGAGATCTCCAGGAACTTCACCGGCTGGGTGATGCCGGCATTGTTGATCAAAACATCGGTGCCGCCAAAGGATTCGATCACGCGGGCGACCGCCTGTTCGCAGGACGATTTGTCGGCGACGTCGCACCCTAGTCCGATATGGGAATTTCCGAGCGATGCCGCAGCATCCGTCGCAGCGCCGGCGTCAATATCCAGAATGGCGACCCGAGCGCCCTCGGCGGCGAACCGCCGGGCGGTGGCAAGCCCGATCCCGCGCGGCGAGGCCGCGCCCGAAATGATGGCCGTCTTACCGCTGAGCAGCATCAGTTCCTCCCGCAAATTGTTCTTCCTTGGCGCTTAGGAATGACCCGCCGACCGCCAACGGACAAACGCGCAGTTGTCACGGATCGATGAATCTGGTTCACTTATGGGATGCTGTCGAATATCCCCATATCGGCAATTCGTGCCTTTGAAGCGGCTGCCCGCACCGGATCGTTTCGCGATGCGGCGAATGAGCTTCACCTGACACCGAGTGCCGTTAGTCATGCCATCCGCAAGCTGGAGGGCACCCTTCGGACCGCTTTGTTCGAGCGCAGCGCACGATCCGTGCGACTTACGCCGGCCGGCGAGAACCTGATGCGTCACACGGGAGCGGCATTCGATCAGCTCCGCCGTGGCCTAGAGGAAGTTGCCGCGCGCGGACCACAATTGGTGCGCGTCCATTCCGCGCCCAGCTTTGCTGCGCAATGGCTGGCACCACGGCTTGCACAGTTTCTCGCTGCTTACCCGAAGCTCGAGGTTCGGCTGGCTGCAAGCACGGACTATGCGCGCTTCAGCAACGATGATTTCGATATCGACATCGTCTACGGTCCGCCACGCGCGGAGGGCGTCGAAATTGTCCCTCTGCCGGAGGAGACGGTCACGCCGCTCTGCTCGCCCTCGCTCGCAAAATCGATCAGGAAGCCTGCCGATCTCCTCGATCAGACGCTCATCCGCTCCGACGTGAAGCGGGTGCAGTGGCATCAATGGTTCACCGCGAATGGGTTAGAAGCACCTGCGCTTCACGGCATGAGATTCGACCGAAGCTTTCTTGCGATCGCGACGGCTGCAGAGGGATTGGGCGTGGCCTTGGAATCAACGCTTCTGGCCGAACGCGAACTGGCGTGCGGGCGCTTGGTCGCTCCATTGGCCGGACGCGCCAACGATATCCGCTACGTCGGTCACCGCTTGATCTACCCGCGCGCAAGCCGACAAAGATCGTCGGTACGAGCTTTTGCGGATTGGGTGGTGGCCCAACTCGGCGGCGGAGATGTTCGCTCCTCGCAGTGAGACCTCATCGAGATATTCCTGAAGCTGATGCGGAAATCCACCGCGTTTTGAGGATCTGCCCTTCATAGGAACCCCTCCGACCGCGTGCACGTTGCCGTATCGCTTCAGGACCCCCTGCCTTGGAGCGCCCCAACAGCGGCCTCCGCGTTGCCCCCGCGGGGGTCGTTTTATCGCGAGGCACAATGGACGAGGGTTGGAGAGTAGTGTTCGCGATTAGCGCCACTGCCGTGGTCGCCGGGGGCGCCTTCTTTGCCATCCGGTTTATCATCGGTCTGCACCTTTAAGGTCGCCCCTTACCCGTATTTTTCCCTAGGTCCAAAGTCTCACATCCACACACCAGTGGAGAAAGTGTCATCGGTGCACTACGGCTTGCGCTCCCGCATCGGTTGCAGTTGGATAGAGGAGCGAATTTACAAGAGACGTTTTTGAGGGGGAACAATATGAGGGCAGCAACGCTCGTTGCCGGGCTTTTTTTGGCAATCGGAATAATTGGACCGGCCGATGCTCGCGGAGGAGGTCACGGGGGCCGTGTCAGCTATGGCGGCGGACACCACACCTCAAGCCACGGCGGCAGCTTTTCAGGCGGCTCGGGATCGTTGCACCGCGGCGGGACCTATGTGAATTCAAACACCGGGAACCGTTACGGCACCCACCAATAAGAGGAAGCGCGCAATGGCGAAGTCGACCCGGAATAGCGGCAAGCAGTCGACGTCAGGCGAAGTGAGCCAACTCAAACAACTTGTGAAGGGCAACACACCGACGCGAGTGATCGGCCTGAAGTTGGGCCGAACCGAAAACGCGATCTACAACAAAGCATCTGAGGAAGGAATCTCACTGGCTCCGACGAACCAAAGCCCCTACGGCACGAAGAAGTAGGTACGGAGATCATGCTGAGACATTGGCCTGCGGCGCTTTGCATGGCCCTCGTGGGTTCGGCTTATGGTCAGGCGCCTGCTCCGGCCGCGCCCAAAGCCGCTCCTGAGCCGTCGGCCTATTGTCGATCTTCTGCGCAAATACTCTTTCAGGGTGGAGCTTCGGACGGCGACATCGCCGCCGTCGCGAAGATCTGCCGCCGTGGCGATGTCATCGCCATCAGCACCAGCGCACAAGGTTCAGTATTCTAGGTCGGTCGCCTATGTGACTTTACGAAGTCAGTAGTCGTGATGGGTCCACAGACGCTTTGCGTCCTAGGAGCCGAACGAAGCGTGAGGTGACCAATCCGTGATCGTGATCATGCCCTGCGCGGCGAAATCCAGCTACTGGTTGCTCGCTCGACTGTCACGTCACCGCGACATGTGACATCTACCGCAAAAGCTTCTTTAGCGCAGCGTCGCTCGCTAATCTTGAACTTAAGCGTCGAGCCGCTCCCTGTTGGTTCTCGCCAAGCGTATCTTTGATGATTTCCGTCGCTCGGGTCATCACCTCTTTTCGGACGGATGGGACGGCGCGGATCATCGCCGCAATTTCAGCCTCTGACATACTCTTATTGGGATCCAACTGACGGAGTTCGGCGAACCTTAATTCAACCGCTTTGATTTTTGAGTCATCGAACCACAGAGCAACGCTCTTCTGAGAGTCCGCAATTTTTTGTCGCTTTGTCAGCATCCATATCCTGCGTTCCGACGGGCGAATACATTTGGCCAACTAGGGTCCAGACTCAATTGAGCCAATATGCGACGAGAGCGGCGAGATGAACAGCGGCCAAAAAATTACGGGCGAGCTTGTCATATCGCGTGGCGATGCGCCGGAAGTCCTTGAGCCTGCAAAAGCAGCGTTCGATGACATTTCGTCCTTTGTAGGCGCGTTTGTTGAAGCGATGGATGACGACACGGTTAGATTTATTGGGGATTACGGGCTTGGCGCCACGACGAATGATTGCGCCGCGAAGCTTGTCGCCATCATACCCTTTGTCGGCGAGGAGCACGCTCATGGGTGGCGCGAGCGCCAGGACATCGGGAGCCGCAGCGATATCGGCATCCTGGCCTGGAGTCAGATGCAGGACGACCGGCCGGCAGAGCGGATCGCTCAGCGCATGGATTTTTGTCGTGCGGCCTCCGCGCGAGCGGCCGATTGCTTGATTGTGCTCCCCCCTTTTCCGCCGGAGCCACACCGGTGAGCTTTAATCGAGGTCGAGTCGAGCGACAGTACGACGCCGTCTTCGCCAGGCTTGGCCAGCGCTTCGAAGATTGCGCACCATCGTCCTCGCTTGGCCCAGCGATTGAAGCGATTGTAGATCGTCGTGTAAGGGCCGTATTCACGTGGACAATCACGCCATCGTGCACCCGATTGCAGCATGTGAATGATGCCGCTGACGATGCGTCGGTCGTCGTCCCGATCCGGCCCCGTCAGTCCCCTCGGCAGATGCGGTTCGATACGCGCCCATTGCCTGTCGTTCAGCCAAAACAAACCAGCGCGCATTCTCTCGCCCCCGAATCAACACGTAGGCAAGAGAATCACGTGGCGCTATTTAGGTACAGGCCCTAGCCAACCAAGTTTTGCCTGAAACGTGTCTGTCAATTGCAAGATCTTCGCCGCAACGCAGGTTGCTAGGTGGAGATCGGCCTTCACAGCGATGGAAAGTTTGAGAAACGCTATGCAGTCTACCTGAGATCTGTGCCCTCGGAATCCAGAAAGAAATAGCCAGGCTCGTTGTAATTCAAAAGCCGGCCCATAAACTCCGAGATCTTATTTCTCGCCCGAAGTCCAACGATAGGGAGATCGGATTTCACAGCAGGAGCCTGGAATTGACCGACCTGTCGTTCTACGACCAATTCGAGACTGCGCACCGGTGCAATGGCAATGTACGGTGCCTTGCATCCGCCCGCTGGCCCGCGAGGTACTAGGTCGCAACTTTGCGTTAGCACGATGAAGAACAAGTTCTTCGGATGGTGGAAAAAATGAGGATGAACTGCCTCCAGTAGAGCATCCAGCTCTAGCGTCCTTCGCAGAACGTCCCCTTGCATCAACTCCGTGCTCGAGAACGCCGTTGTCTCATATGCAAAGTGCATGGGCCAAGCATGAGCGCGGATCAGGATGCAGTTTTGGATGCGAACGTATCCGAAGGTGAGACTCGCCCCTCCAGTTCATCATTCAGCCGGCGGATCGCTTGTCGCGTCGACACATTGGCCGGCTCGATTGAGACGGTAATTTTTGTGAAGGCCCCAGACTTGCTAATCTGCGTTCGGTAACTACTGCGGCACTCGGTTCGGCATGAAACGATGTTGCATCTCTGCCCTTGGTGTTAACGACTGCGTCGACAGCACGCCATTCCTGTCTGGTCACCGATGTCGATGAAATTCTGATGTTTTTCGAACTCATTGCATTGCCCCGTAAATGTTTGTCAAAAGATTGCACGCCATCTCAAAACTGCTTTGCATTCGGTAA includes:
- a CDS encoding LysR substrate-binding domain-containing protein, whose translation is MLSNIPISAIRAFEAAARTGSFRDAANELHLTPSAVSHAIRKLEGTLRTALFERSARSVRLTPAGENLMRHTGAAFDQLRRGLEEVAARGPQLVRVHSAPSFAAQWLAPRLAQFLAAYPKLEVRLAASTDYARFSNDDFDIDIVYGPPRAEGVEIVPLPEETVTPLCSPSLAKSIRKPADLLDQTLIRSDVKRVQWHQWFTANGLEAPALHGMRFDRSFLAIATAAEGLGVALESTLLAERELACGRLVAPLAGRANDIRYVGHRLIYPRASRQRSSVRAFADWVVAQLGGGDVRSSQ